CTATGGGGAAGAGGACATGGAGGAAATGGGCTTTTCCGGTACAATTGAAGATTTGGTTTTTTCTCGAGCCAAACGTGCTTTGAAGCTGGGGTGTGACGGCGTTATTTCTTCTGGTCTTGAAGCGCCTCGCCTAAGAGACGCTTTGGGTGACAGTTTTCTCATAGTTACTCCCGGTATCAGGCCAGGCAAGAATGTTGAAATCCCCGAAGATGATCAAAAACGAATCGTAACAGCTCAAGATGCCATAATAAATGGCGCTGATTATGTGGTTGTCGGTCGCCCTATCAGCAAAGCTAAGGATCCCATTGCCATCGTAGAATCCATGCAAAAGGAAATCCAAAAAGCGTTAGTTTCATAACCTCTTTCTTTTCATCCCATCTCATTTATGGAAAATCACTTTATTGGCGATGCGTAACAGCATTTCCCAAAATATGATTCGACAAAAGATAAATTCATTGACCGTTTGGTTTTTTGAAAACCTCTTTGAATATGAAGGAATCCGCCACTTCATATCAACGCGCACAGGCGGCTGCAGCGCCTCGCCCTGGGAGTCTTTGAATCTGTCGTTTAATGTGGAAGATGATCCGCAAGATGTGCTCAAGAACCGGAAACTACTTGCCGGATCCCTCGGGTTTTCACTGGCCGGCCTGACCACGGCCAAGCAGATCCATGACTGTCACGTAGAGATCGTATCCGAATCATTGCGAGGCAAAGGCGGCTCCGATTACAAGGGGGCCATTGACGCGACA
This window of the Deltaproteobacteria bacterium genome carries:
- the pyrF gene encoding orotidine-5'-phosphate decarboxylase → MKHKNIPLNERIIFALDVDSKEEAEKWVNLLGNHINFYKVGLQLFLAEWFPVIEMITERGHKVMVDLKIFDVPETVKLALRQLRNRNITFTTVHGNDPILRAAVEEKKGVKILSVTVLTSYGEEDMEEMGFSGTIEDLVFSRAKRALKLGCDGVISSGLEAPRLRDALGDSFLIVTPGIRPGKNVEIPEDDQKRIVTAQDAIINGADYVVVGRPISKAKDPIAIVESMQKEIQKALVS